Proteins from one Enterobacter bugandensis genomic window:
- the mazG gene encoding nucleoside triphosphate pyrophosphohydrolase: MTQIDRLLGIMKRLRDPENGCPWDKEQTFATIAPYTLEETYEVLDAISREDFDDLRGELGDLLFQVVFYAQMAQEEGRFNFDDICAAISDKLERRHPHIFGDATAGNSAEVLARWEQIKSAERAEKSQHSALDDIPLSLPALMRAHKIQKRCSAVGFDWDSLGPVLDKVHEEIDEVMHEAQQAVVDEAKLEEEMGDLLFATVNLSRHLGVKAETALQKANLKFERRFREVERIVASRGLEMTGIDLDAMEEVWQEVKRQESDL, from the coding sequence ATGACTCAAATCGACCGCCTGCTCGGCATCATGAAGCGCCTGCGCGACCCGGAAAACGGCTGCCCGTGGGACAAGGAGCAGACTTTCGCGACCATCGCACCCTATACCCTCGAAGAGACCTATGAGGTGCTGGACGCCATTTCCCGTGAAGATTTTGACGACCTGCGCGGTGAACTCGGCGACCTGCTGTTCCAGGTAGTGTTCTACGCCCAGATGGCACAGGAGGAAGGGCGCTTTAACTTTGACGATATCTGTGCCGCTATCAGCGATAAGCTGGAGCGTCGCCATCCGCATATCTTTGGCGATGCCACTGCAGGAAACAGCGCAGAGGTGCTGGCACGCTGGGAGCAGATTAAAAGCGCCGAGCGCGCTGAAAAGTCCCAACACTCTGCGCTGGACGACATCCCGCTGAGCCTGCCCGCGCTGATGCGCGCCCACAAAATTCAAAAGCGCTGCTCGGCGGTAGGATTTGACTGGGATTCCCTGGGACCCGTGCTGGATAAAGTGCATGAAGAGATCGACGAAGTGATGCACGAAGCGCAGCAGGCGGTGGTCGATGAAGCAAAGCTGGAGGAAGAGATGGGCGACCTGCTGTTCGCCACCGTCAATCTTTCTCGCCATTTAGGGGTAAAAGCGGAAACCGCCCTGCAAAAAGCCAACCTGAAATTCGAACGACGCTTTCGTGAAGTCGAGCGGATTGTGGCCTCGCGCGGCCTGGAAATGACCGGAATTGACCTCGACGCGATGGAAGAAGTCTGGCAGGAAGTAAAACGCCAGGAATCTGATCTCTAA